One Diabrotica virgifera virgifera chromosome 3, PGI_DIABVI_V3a genomic window carries:
- the LOC114332131 gene encoding zinc finger protein 79, whose amino-acid sequence MGTQLLKCPLCCNEHFSSRQDLKYHISELLNSLSCPVCTLAFNSVIELAEHLDTECELSEECNQNETDPEIQIQEPSDPLLIPVDESQEEPTDEHVEMVNDDTQQIEFIESEDIAEEVEENGNVIYECEVCKVQFSSIKDHLKEYHAGEDVVLQTDVFDENDLPQEMQVEEDQVTEYSQEEESFELSQESGNDENERPVIQKNNKRVDWVSRKDNVIPLTENYAIENGKVRKITEKEAAEISNRSSIFQIHQCPKCFLQFPKLDHYIKHKCSASRKTKQFKCAHCTAVFLTYPSLNTHLKLHLQPQPEESKHKVITLNPHRCNTCNTLFPSLKSLRLHLKMHEPVKIKPVEPPVDNDLADGEKKERKIFVCHICNNPYDLEYEQVHMKSHSEEKNLFCTTCNREFMSQENLEMHMKAHNNTKTFVCSYCKKAYNTSTALEDHEVNHCLRRKYECQYCGRRFSRPHEKVKHERIHTGEKPHICQVCGKGFRVSYCLTLHMRTHSGSRPYECPQCKKRFKSHSVYNHHLLIHSDVRAYKCPYCPKAFKTSVQLAGHKNSHIKPFSCNECNRPFASLYAVRAHMESHKRENNLKFDCWLCGATYARAFALKDHMKSQHADENVDAGALAELETEETVFVIKEDSEEKQEV is encoded by the exons ATGGGTACACAGCTTTTAAAATGTCCTTTATGTTGTAATGAACATTTTTCTTCCCGTCAGGATTTAAAGTATCATATAAGCGAGTTATTAAATAGTTTGTCTTGTCCAGTTTGTACTTTAGCTTTTAATAGTGTTATTGAATTAGCAGAACACCTAGACACGGAATGTGAACTTAGTGAAGAGTGTAACCAAAATGAAACTGATCCTGAAATCCAAATCCAGGAGCCTTCAGATCCATTGTTGATCCCAGTGGACGAATCACAAGAAGAACCTACAGATGAACATGTAGAAATGGTGAATGATGATACTCAGCAGATCGAATTTATTGAAAGTGAGGATATTGCTGAAGAAGTGGAGGAGAATGGAAATGTTATCTATGAGTGTGAAGTTTGTAAAGTTCAATTTAGCTCAATTAAAGATCATTTAAAAGAGTACCATGCTGGAGAAGATGTTGTGCTG caaactGATGTATTTGATGAAAATGATTTACCCCAAGAAATGCAAGTAGAAGAAGATCAAGTTACTGAATATTCTCAGGAGGAAGAAAGTTTTGAATTAAGTCAAGAATCTGGAAATGATGAAAATGAAAGGCCCGTAATACAAAAGAACAATAAACGAGTAGATTGGGTTTCCAGAAAAGATAATGTTATCCCTTTAACCGAAAATTATGCTATAGAGAATGGTAAAGTAAGAAAAATAACTGAGAAGGAAGCAGCTGAAATAAGTAATAGAAGTTCTATATTCCAAATTCACCAATGCCCTAAATGTTTCTTACAATTTCCTAAACTAGATCATTACATCAAACACAAATGTTCTGCAAGCAGGAAGACAAAGCAGTTTAAGTGTGCTCATTGTACAGCAGTGTTCTTAACCTACCCATCACTTAATACGCATTTGAAGTTACACCTACAGCCTCAACCAGAAGAATCCAAACATAAGGTGATCACATTAAATCCCCACAGGTGTAATACATGTAACACACTGTTCCCATCATTAAAAAGCCTTAGACTTCACTTAAAGATGCATGAGCCTGTTAAGATAAAACCTGTAGAACCTCCGGTAGATAATGATTTGGCTGATGgtgagaaaaaagaaagaaagatATTTGTGTGTCATATCTGCAACAATCCTTATGATCTTGAATATGAACAAGTTCATATGAAGTCACACTCTGAAGAAAAAAATTTGTTCTGTACTACATGTAATAGAGAATTTATGAGCCAAGAAAATTTAGAAATGCACATGAAAGCTCATAATAATACAAAAACTTTTGTTTGTTCATATTGTAAAAAAGCTTATAATACTTCTACAGCTTTAGAAGATCATGAAGTAAATCATTGCTTGCGCAGAAAGTATGAATGCCAGTATTGTGGTAGACGCTTTTCTAGACCACATGAGAAGGTAAAACATGAAAGGATTCATACTGGTGAGAAACCACATATTTGCCAAGTATGTGGCAAAGGATTTAGAGTCAGCTATTGTCTGACCCTACACATGAGAACTCATTCTGGTTCAAGACCTTATGAATGCCCACAATGCAAGAAACGATTTAAATCTCATAGTGTTTACAATCATCACTTGCTAATACACTCCGATGTAAGAGCCTATAAATGTCCTTACTGTCCCAAAGCATTTAAAACAAGTGTCCAGTTAGCTGGGCATAAAAATAGCCATATAAAACCCTTTAGTTGTAATGAATGTAACAGACCATTTGCGTCTCTGTATGCTGTCAGAGCCCATATGGAAAGCCACAAAAGAGAAAATAATTTGAAGTTTGACTGCTGGCTGTGTGGTGCAACATATGCTAGAGCATTTGCTTTAAAGGATCACATGAAGAGTCAGCATGCTGATGAAAATGTTGATGCAGGAGCATTAGCTGAGCTTGAAACTGAGGAAACTGTCTTTGTAATTAAAGAAGATTCAGAAGAGAAGCAAGaagtataa